A window of Saccharomyces paradoxus chromosome XI, complete sequence contains these coding sequences:
- the ARC19 gene encoding Arc19p (Subunit of the ARP2/3 complex~similar to YKL013C), producing the protein MSQSLRPYLTAVRYSLEAALTLSNFSSQEVERHNRPEVEVPNTSAELLLQPMHISRNENEQVLIEPSVNSVRMSLMVKQADEIEQILVHKFTRFLEQRAEAFYILRRVPIPGYSISFLITNKHTESMKTGKLVDFIIEFMEDVDKEISEIKLFLNARARFVAEAYLDEFVY; encoded by the coding sequence atgtCACAATCGCTACGTCCGTATCTAACGGCTGTTCGCTATTCCCTGGAAGCTGCGTTGACTTTGAGCAATTTCTCTTCGCAAGAAGTGGAGAGGCATAACAGGCCGGAAGTTGAAGTACCTAACACTAGCGCCGAATTGTTGCTCCAACCGATGCATATATCTCGTAATGAAAATGAGCAGGTGTTGATTGAGCCCAGTGTGAACTCGGTGCGTATGAGTTTGATGGTGAAACAGGCAGACGAAATTGAGCAGATTTTAGTTCATAAGTTTACTAGATTTTTGGAACAGCGTGCCGAAGCATTTTACATCCTGAGACGTGTCCCAATACCTGGCTAcagtatttcttttctaataACCAATAAGCATACTGAATCAATGAAAACTGGGAAGTTGGttgattttattattgaattCATGGAGGACGTGGATAAGGAAATTAGTGAAATCAAATTGTTCTTGAATGCCAGAGCAAGATTTGTTGCGGAAGCATACCTTGATGAATTTGTCTATTAA